Proteins encoded by one window of Archaeoglobus veneficus SNP6:
- a CDS encoding DEAD/DEAH box helicase produces MSEMDDLFCPVCGMLKRRCVCRKETIRQKNLKLCPHDELRPIFDTEDEIVLYRAFEPYYAEPTIPIEELELPTFLEKALKKRGISKFYPFQAEAIKELRKGKNAVITAPTGFGKTEAFVLPLLEKVSRGGKAIILYPTKALARDQETKIKYYAASIGLKAVRFDGDSGYEERRAVLGGRADVILSNPDMIDYHLRNTPAFRKVARDVVFLAIDELHIYTGLLGSNMYYLAKRLSRFSEFQIACASATIANPKDFAEELFERRFVHIHGEHRKALLHFIMRYTPSIYSSIKEIVRALAGKKVLVFGNSYKSVETTAWILNREGVRAAVHKSGLPKDVRLEVERAFREGKLKVVVATPTLELGIDIGDVDAVVSELVNYSTFLQRVGRAGRKGQESVGVLLLREEDSISTYYRSKPEDYFKDEAYGYAEKFNEEVMRYQLLSMCLEEPLRVEEVKEEWKSVIRWLLEKGLLVEFDSSLVASETAKEFMKHFNMRGIGENVKMIKDGRVIGERVLPIAIKELFPGSIIIHNGERLRCTSLDMRKKEAVLEEYTHGNEITDPLYVSLPRITKVEEVRPDGSAVYCSLEITISVFGYIERDLFSKEKKRTRYIDEVSYTFPTRGFLLASPFPQPMEYEDFYAGSFHALEHVLIEASNALTGGGSQQMGGISTPEGDIFVYDATLGGSGLSKLLFKRLDRAFEIAYEVLKSCECKRVDGCPRCTYSYQCGNNNQPLNRIGAMDAAKLFLKGVRRKVQAEKYEELADFRYFP; encoded by the coding sequence ATGTCAGAAATGGACGATTTATTCTGCCCGGTGTGCGGAATGCTCAAGCGGAGATGCGTGTGTAGAAAAGAGACTATCAGGCAGAAGAATCTCAAGCTTTGCCCACATGATGAGCTCAGACCCATTTTTGATACTGAAGACGAAATCGTGCTCTACAGGGCCTTCGAGCCATACTACGCCGAGCCCACTATACCCATCGAAGAACTCGAGCTTCCCACATTCCTTGAAAAAGCTTTGAAGAAGAGAGGCATATCAAAATTCTATCCGTTCCAAGCTGAAGCGATAAAAGAGCTTAGAAAAGGTAAAAATGCTGTCATAACGGCCCCAACAGGATTCGGCAAGACTGAAGCCTTTGTTCTCCCCCTGCTGGAAAAGGTTAGCAGAGGAGGAAAGGCAATAATCCTGTATCCCACGAAGGCTCTCGCAAGAGATCAGGAAACTAAAATCAAATATTATGCTGCCTCCATAGGCCTCAAAGCTGTCAGATTCGATGGAGATTCCGGATACGAGGAGAGGAGGGCTGTACTTGGCGGAAGAGCCGACGTGATACTCTCAAACCCAGACATGATTGACTACCATCTCAGAAATACGCCTGCTTTCAGAAAAGTTGCAAGAGATGTCGTTTTCCTTGCCATCGATGAACTTCACATCTACACAGGCTTGCTCGGCTCAAACATGTACTATCTCGCAAAGAGACTTTCACGCTTTTCTGAATTTCAGATAGCCTGCGCTTCGGCAACTATAGCAAACCCGAAAGATTTCGCTGAAGAATTGTTTGAGCGGCGATTCGTCCACATTCACGGAGAGCATCGCAAAGCTTTGCTGCATTTCATCATGCGCTACACTCCGAGCATATACTCCTCAATAAAGGAGATAGTCAGGGCTCTGGCAGGAAAAAAAGTTCTCGTGTTCGGAAACAGCTACAAGAGTGTCGAAACAACAGCATGGATTCTGAACAGGGAGGGTGTAAGGGCTGCAGTTCACAAGAGCGGTCTACCAAAGGATGTCAGACTTGAGGTTGAGAGGGCTTTCAGGGAAGGAAAGCTGAAGGTCGTGGTTGCGACGCCAACACTCGAGCTTGGAATAGACATTGGTGATGTAGATGCAGTCGTTTCAGAACTCGTGAACTACTCAACTTTTCTCCAGCGAGTTGGAAGAGCTGGAAGAAAGGGACAGGAAAGCGTTGGCGTTCTGCTACTCAGGGAAGAGGACTCCATAAGCACATACTACAGGAGTAAACCGGAAGACTACTTCAAGGATGAGGCTTATGGGTATGCGGAAAAGTTCAACGAAGAGGTGATGCGTTACCAGCTCCTTTCCATGTGCTTGGAAGAGCCGTTGAGAGTTGAAGAAGTTAAGGAGGAGTGGAAAAGCGTCATAAGATGGCTTCTCGAGAAAGGGCTGCTTGTTGAGTTTGATAGCTCTCTTGTTGCTTCAGAAACGGCAAAAGAGTTCATGAAACACTTCAACATGCGCGGTATTGGCGAAAACGTGAAGATGATAAAGGATGGCCGCGTTATAGGCGAGAGAGTTTTGCCCATTGCGATAAAGGAATTATTTCCTGGCAGCATAATCATACACAATGGTGAGAGGCTCAGATGCACCTCACTGGACATGAGGAAGAAAGAAGCTGTGCTCGAGGAGTATACACACGGAAACGAAATCACCGACCCGCTTTATGTCTCGCTGCCCAGAATAACGAAAGTTGAGGAGGTCAGGCCCGACGGCTCGGCAGTTTACTGCTCCCTCGAGATAACAATCTCCGTTTTCGGCTACATCGAGAGAGACCTGTTCTCGAAGGAAAAGAAGAGAACGAGGTACATCGACGAGGTGAGCTACACGTTCCCGACAAGGGGTTTTCTGCTCGCTTCGCCTTTTCCACAGCCGATGGAATATGAAGATTTCTACGCTGGAAGCTTCCACGCTCTGGAGCACGTTCTCATCGAGGCCAGCAATGCTTTGACTGGAGGAGGCAGTCAGCAGATGGGTGGGATTTCCACACCAGAAGGAGACATATTCGTTTACGATGCAACCCTCGGTGGCTCAGGTTTGAGCAAACTGCTCTTCAAAAGGCTCGACAGGGCTTTCGAGATTGCCTATGAAGTGCTTAAGAGCTGCGAGTGTAAGCGCGTTGATGGATGCCCTCGCTGCACTTACAGCTACCAGTGCGGTAACAACAACCAGCCGCTGAACAGGATTGGGGCGATGGATGCTGCCAAGTTATTTCTGAAAGGAGTCAGGAGGAAAGTTCAGGCAGAAAAGTACGAGGAGCTTGCGGATTTCAGGTACTTCCCGTGA
- a CDS encoding asparagine synthase family protein, protein MSIYAFAEIEEGKVKRINASARYPSKQSGNVFYDADEVICSDDAPLRIKGFHAIVAFKARHVFISRDVVGGKPLYYNPEEFAFSSFKSYFDTEAIELMPGEVLKLNYDGSIEERHYYSFHDVFRKEEASVDELVERIEKSLENFKPGNSCIAFSGGVDSSLLAALYDVQLINVTASREEEEHVRYAAKLLGREIEVYRFGEQEVKEVLPEVVKAIETTNPLQVSIGIPVYLAMKFAKSLGYNQVIFGQGADELFGGYKRYESLNYEELEDALLSDVKNLGKNNLVRDVKLSYRAEVKLLTPYLQWDIISAAMNIPVDLKVRREDGRVIRKYVLRKIAEKYVPKELAYRDKKAVQYSTKTSTILEKIAKKAGMNLAEYLEGL, encoded by the coding sequence ATGTCCATATACGCCTTTGCAGAAATTGAAGAAGGAAAGGTAAAGCGCATCAACGCTTCAGCCCGCTATCCTTCGAAGCAGAGTGGTAACGTTTTTTACGATGCGGATGAGGTTATCTGTTCAGACGACGCGCCCCTGAGAATAAAGGGCTTTCACGCCATAGTTGCGTTCAAGGCAAGGCACGTCTTTATTTCGAGGGACGTGGTTGGGGGCAAACCCCTTTACTACAACCCTGAGGAGTTCGCCTTTTCATCCTTCAAGAGCTACTTCGACACTGAGGCAATAGAACTCATGCCTGGCGAGGTTTTAAAGCTGAATTACGATGGCAGCATAGAGGAGCGACATTACTACAGCTTCCACGATGTCTTCAGAAAAGAGGAGGCGAGTGTTGACGAACTTGTTGAGAGAATTGAAAAGTCGTTGGAAAACTTTAAACCCGGTAATTCGTGCATTGCCTTCTCAGGTGGTGTTGATTCTTCGCTGCTCGCAGCTCTCTACGACGTCCAGCTCATCAACGTTACGGCCAGCAGAGAAGAGGAGGAGCACGTAAGATATGCAGCAAAGCTTCTTGGCAGAGAGATTGAGGTCTACAGGTTTGGCGAACAAGAAGTAAAAGAAGTGCTGCCTGAAGTCGTTAAAGCAATTGAAACGACGAACCCACTGCAGGTTTCTATAGGAATCCCGGTCTATCTCGCCATGAAGTTTGCGAAATCCCTTGGCTACAACCAGGTAATCTTTGGTCAGGGAGCTGACGAGCTCTTTGGTGGATACAAGCGCTACGAGTCTTTAAACTATGAAGAACTTGAGGATGCATTGCTCAGTGATGTAAAGAACCTCGGTAAGAACAACCTCGTGAGGGATGTGAAGTTGTCTTACAGAGCTGAAGTAAAGCTGCTTACACCCTATCTCCAGTGGGATATTATATCGGCTGCAATGAACATTCCCGTTGACCTGAAGGTCAGGAGAGAAGATGGCAGGGTTATCAGGAAGTACGTCCTGAGGAAAATTGCGGAAAAATATGTTCCGAAAGAGCTTGCGTACAGGGATAAGAAAGCGGTGCAGTACTCTACGAAAACTTCTACAATTCTGGAAAAGATTGCCAAAAAAGCTGGTATGAACCTTGCTGAGTATCTTGAGGGGTTATGA
- a CDS encoding KEOPS complex subunit Pcc1 yields the protein MLCHAWLRFRVGEEEARILAESLKPDDPEWCKSYASGEELVVEIETQKIESLINACDDYFKTIKSGMTAIDAAKV from the coding sequence TTGCTGTGCCATGCTTGGCTCAGGTTCAGAGTAGGCGAAGAAGAAGCGAGAATTCTTGCTGAATCGCTTAAACCCGACGACCCTGAATGGTGCAAAAGCTACGCGAGTGGGGAAGAGCTTGTCGTCGAGATTGAAACGCAGAAAATCGAGAGCCTGATTAACGCCTGCGATGATTACTTCAAAACTATCAAATCAGGGATGACTGCCATAGATGCGGCAAAGGTTTAA
- a CDS encoding IS6 family transposase, translating into MQPALSQLVDYVKSTKVFRRNRKDVELKILAALLYFFGLSLRKTSDFLSLFEEISHESVRIYYHRLKTVLKQPEKKKRRLVAIDETKIKLEKKQIFVWAAIDVDTMECLAIWASGGRGSFEAYVFLREVLKHCENKPEIVVDRGFWYLWALKRLGLRYRHETFGRRNAVEGFFSRFKERTKRFWNRFPFRSSFVSVQSWLESFMAFYNYWRC; encoded by the coding sequence ATGCAGCCTGCGCTAAGCCAGTTGGTAGATTACGTCAAGTCTACAAAAGTCTTTCGAAGGAACAGGAAAGATGTGGAACTTAAAATACTTGCAGCATTATTATACTTCTTTGGCCTTTCTTTGAGAAAAACAAGTGATTTTCTATCTTTATTCGAAGAAATAAGTCACGAATCTGTTAGGATTTACTACCATAGACTCAAAACAGTCTTAAAACAACCAGAAAAGAAGAAAAGAAGACTTGTTGCGATAGATGAAACAAAAATAAAACTGGAAAAGAAACAAATCTTTGTTTGGGCTGCTATAGACGTTGATACCATGGAATGCCTAGCTATATGGGCTTCTGGAGGAAGAGGAAGCTTTGAAGCTTACGTTTTCCTTAGAGAAGTTCTCAAGCATTGCGAAAACAAGCCAGAGATCGTTGTTGATAGAGGTTTCTGGTATCTGTGGGCTTTGAAAAGGTTAGGGCTGAGATACAGGCATGAAACGTTTGGTAGAAGAAATGCTGTAGAAGGATTCTTTTCGAGGTTTAAAGAGAGAACGAAGAGGTTCTGGAACAGATTTCCATTCAGGAGTTCTTTTGTCTCTGTACAGAGCTGGTTGGAGAGCTTTATGGCCTTCTACAACTACTGGAGGTGTTAA
- the cofD gene encoding 2-phospho-L-lactate transferase, giving the protein MISVLSGGTGTPKLIRGMKDLCDFAVIVNTAEDVWVSGNKVCPDIDSVIYALADVIDDGKWWGIKNDTFTTHEALKKLGFDEMLMIGDKDRATHILRSEMLRRGYTLTAATRELAKRYGIKNDVLPMCEEDVATYIVTPEGEMHFQEFWVKRRGEAEVVDVVFRGIEEARMTEDVEKAIKRSKAVVIGPSNPITSIMPILSVKGLRELLRKKTVLSVSPIIGSKPVSGPAAKLMRAKGYEVSPSGVVDCYSDFLDIFVVDESDRVERDIEVVKTNILMKNKEDEKRLAKFVLDVLGV; this is encoded by the coding sequence TTGATATCCGTTCTCTCAGGCGGAACTGGAACGCCAAAGCTGATAAGGGGGATGAAAGATCTCTGCGACTTCGCTGTCATCGTTAATACAGCGGAGGATGTATGGGTCTCCGGAAACAAGGTTTGTCCAGATATAGATTCAGTTATTTACGCTCTTGCAGACGTCATAGATGATGGAAAGTGGTGGGGAATAAAAAATGACACATTCACAACCCATGAAGCCCTGAAAAAGCTTGGATTTGATGAGATGCTGATGATAGGTGACAAAGACAGGGCTACTCACATTTTAAGGAGTGAGATGCTGAGAAGAGGCTACACGCTTACAGCAGCGACGAGGGAGCTTGCAAAAAGATATGGAATAAAAAATGACGTGCTGCCAATGTGCGAGGAGGATGTTGCAACATATATCGTGACACCTGAAGGCGAGATGCACTTTCAGGAGTTCTGGGTGAAGCGAAGGGGTGAAGCAGAAGTCGTTGACGTGGTTTTCAGAGGGATAGAGGAGGCGAGGATGACAGAGGACGTGGAGAAAGCGATAAAGAGAAGCAAGGCCGTTGTAATTGGCCCCAGCAACCCGATAACCAGCATAATGCCAATTCTGTCAGTTAAAGGCCTCCGAGAGCTCCTGAGGAAGAAGACAGTACTATCAGTTTCACCCATAATTGGCAGCAAACCTGTAAGCGGGCCTGCAGCGAAGCTCATGAGGGCCAAAGGCTACGAGGTTTCACCTTCGGGAGTTGTAGATTGTTACTCAGACTTCCTCGACATCTTCGTCGTTGACGAGAGTGACAGAGTGGAGCGAGATATCGAAGTGGTTAAAACGAACATCCTTATGAAAAACAAAGAAGATGAAAAGAGGCTTGCCAAGTTCGTTCTTGACGTTCTCGGCGTCTGA
- a CDS encoding HVO_0476 family zinc finger protein, with the protein MYLYCDTCKEETEHEVVRAEKYLYRCRECGTVAQHLPEKMLRVKAIISSGAESEVGSITLKESDIVEKGDELVVEVEEGFKIGEVTSLELGNGKRSEIGEAKDIQTVWLRDVGEVILRISLHKGPVTTPYKMTVSGETEFGIGEVLNVDGKNFRITRMKLIDGRLLKKAGERAKAKEIKRIYAMYEGRLGRRR; encoded by the coding sequence ATGTACCTTTACTGCGACACGTGCAAAGAGGAAACCGAACACGAGGTTGTCAGAGCCGAGAAGTACCTTTACCGCTGCAGGGAATGCGGTACGGTTGCGCAGCACCTTCCCGAAAAAATGTTGAGGGTTAAGGCGATCATAAGTAGCGGTGCTGAATCAGAAGTTGGATCTATCACGCTTAAGGAGAGCGACATCGTTGAGAAGGGCGACGAACTCGTTGTTGAGGTGGAAGAAGGCTTCAAGATTGGAGAAGTTACGTCACTCGAACTCGGAAATGGAAAGAGAAGCGAAATAGGAGAGGCAAAAGACATCCAGACCGTCTGGTTGAGAGATGTTGGAGAAGTTATTCTCAGAATCAGCCTCCACAAGGGGCCCGTCACCACCCCTTACAAAATGACGGTTTCTGGCGAGACTGAGTTTGGGATTGGAGAAGTTCTGAACGTGGACGGCAAAAATTTCAGAATAACGAGAATGAAGCTTATAGACGGTAGGCTGCTGAAGAAAGCCGGAGAAAGAGCGAAGGCAAAGGAGATAAAGAGAATATACGCGATGTACGAGGGTAGGCTCGGAAGGAGAAGATGA
- a CDS encoding single-stranded-DNA-specific exonuclease RecJ: MLDILRIEALKAVELIKESEFIHIYTHYDADGISAAAVLASALHRLDKPFQVTFLKGLNQGVDCDADLIILADMGSGYPDIVSEIDANVVIVDHHFPTGRIEPKRSLVHVNPHLAGLDGTFELSASGTAYVVASCLGDNADLSAIALLGILGDKQKIVAGNAKVMRDGVESGHIEIVKGLNMYSGKVREVLMLSTEPFLDFYGKEGELDEFLRRVGIDGDAEIDELSGDELRRLSNAIILRLLKQGAYDGVIEEIVGERFVLKKELISNAVMFTDVINACGRASACSIGFAICMHDENYLQKGVDIWREFQIELLEELQKRREEVQEGKCIRYLLMDNAATTAPIATIISRYLLSDRPFVAVNVKNSTAKVSARSNPRINVDLGEVMRIAAERVGGRGGGHRVAAGANIPPDKAEEFVKEVDELCCAMLGSGSE; encoded by the coding sequence ATGCTCGACATACTCAGAATAGAGGCGCTGAAGGCTGTGGAACTCATAAAGGAGTCGGAATTCATTCACATTTACACACACTATGATGCAGACGGGATATCGGCCGCTGCCGTCCTCGCCTCTGCTCTCCACAGACTCGACAAGCCCTTTCAGGTAACCTTTCTGAAGGGACTCAATCAGGGTGTGGATTGCGACGCGGATCTGATAATCCTTGCAGACATGGGCAGCGGGTATCCAGATATTGTTTCAGAAATAGATGCGAACGTGGTTATTGTTGACCATCACTTTCCCACCGGCAGAATAGAGCCAAAAAGAAGCCTCGTTCACGTTAATCCTCATCTTGCTGGACTGGACGGGACTTTTGAGCTCTCCGCAAGCGGTACAGCCTACGTCGTTGCGAGCTGCCTTGGAGACAACGCAGACTTATCCGCAATCGCCCTCCTCGGAATCCTCGGAGACAAGCAGAAGATCGTTGCAGGCAACGCAAAGGTGATGAGGGACGGAGTGGAGAGTGGTCACATAGAGATCGTTAAGGGTCTCAACATGTACTCCGGAAAGGTTAGGGAAGTGCTTATGCTATCCACCGAGCCGTTTCTCGACTTCTACGGCAAAGAGGGTGAACTTGATGAGTTTCTGAGAAGAGTAGGCATAGATGGCGACGCTGAAATTGATGAGCTGAGCGGTGATGAACTGAGGAGGCTGTCCAATGCAATAATTCTCAGGCTACTGAAGCAAGGGGCTTACGACGGTGTCATCGAGGAGATCGTGGGCGAGAGATTCGTGTTGAAAAAAGAGCTGATAAGCAATGCGGTGATGTTTACAGACGTCATCAACGCGTGTGGAAGAGCCTCAGCATGCAGCATTGGCTTTGCCATATGCATGCACGATGAGAACTATCTGCAGAAGGGTGTAGATATCTGGCGCGAGTTTCAGATCGAGCTCCTCGAAGAACTGCAGAAGAGGAGGGAAGAAGTGCAGGAGGGGAAGTGCATAAGGTACCTCCTGATGGATAATGCTGCCACAACAGCTCCAATAGCCACCATAATCTCCCGCTATCTTCTCTCCGACAGGCCCTTTGTTGCGGTCAACGTCAAAAACTCAACGGCAAAGGTCTCCGCCAGATCGAACCCACGCATCAACGTGGATTTGGGAGAGGTGATGCGCATCGCTGCTGAAAGGGTTGGTGGAAGAGGCGGTGGCCACAGAGTTGCAGCAGGGGCGAACATACCGCCGGATAAGGCTGAAGAATTCGTGAAGGAGGTTGACGAGCTTTGCTGTGCCATGCTTGGCTCAGGTTCAGAGTAG
- a CDS encoding ZIP family metal transporter — protein sequence MIPATYIAVLLLALLSGLTTLIGVALAIYFKKSIKGIVVGVGFSTGIMLLISFFELIPESIGAAGILKPSIAVFLGILLTAALNFIIPHTHLFKENGDGSLLKTAYLVALGLVLHDFPEGFAMANSYIFSPASGLLIALGIAIHNIPEEFAMAAPLVLVKKKSFLFKVAFLSGLAEPAGAVAGLFAVHFMPALNPLFMAFAAGAMIFVSIHELLPMAARYRRTSLFILGVVLSVLVYIALAMLISQIII from the coding sequence ATGATACCAGCAACTTATATTGCTGTACTTTTGTTAGCTTTACTTTCAGGCCTTACTACTTTGATAGGAGTTGCGCTGGCTATTTATTTTAAAAAAAGTATTAAAGGAATAGTCGTTGGCGTAGGCTTCTCGACTGGAATCATGTTGCTGATTTCTTTTTTTGAACTTATACCAGAATCGATAGGCGCAGCAGGAATACTAAAACCCTCTATAGCTGTGTTTTTAGGCATTCTATTGACTGCAGCTTTAAATTTTATAATACCTCATACTCACCTATTTAAAGAAAACGGAGACGGCAGTTTACTAAAAACAGCATATTTAGTTGCTTTAGGTCTTGTTCTGCACGATTTTCCCGAAGGTTTTGCGATGGCCAATTCTTACATTTTTTCTCCAGCTTCAGGATTATTGATAGCACTTGGTATAGCCATTCACAATATTCCTGAAGAATTTGCAATGGCTGCTCCACTCGTCTTAGTGAAGAAGAAGAGTTTCTTGTTTAAAGTGGCCTTTCTCTCAGGACTTGCTGAGCCAGCGGGAGCTGTTGCAGGTCTTTTTGCAGTCCATTTCATGCCGGCCTTAAACCCTCTTTTTATGGCTTTTGCCGCTGGTGCCATGATTTTCGTCTCAATTCACGAACTATTGCCCATGGCTGCGAGGTATAGAAGAACGTCTTTGTTTATTTTAGGCGTGGTTTTAAGTGTGCTTGTTTATATAGCGTTGGCTATGCTGATCTCCCAGATAATTATTTAA
- a CDS encoding M20/M25/M40 family metallo-hydrolase, whose product MMNDVVDILRRLVEIPSQSGFEDEIASFLASKLESFGLEVEADYNVVANADADFWLVTHMDTVTPKAEFRFDGSYAYGTGVCDTKGSIAAILLALGDIKDLKLGIAFLRDEEEGGKGSEVFAKEYLGKAVVMEPTSLKIAATHYGVVEVAVRVKGRPAHGSMPEYGENAIEKAVEMIGKLKSIHDLTILKIEGGGDEYVIPDVCSVKLDFLLKPGESASNLKRRIVGIVREYGEVEVLEEEADGFISGNSVTSVLETAIKKAGLGVDYTVMPSWTDAINLKTAGWDVVVWGPGELAYCHTPLERIDVREIEKASRVIVALNEIL is encoded by the coding sequence CATCAAAGCTGGAGAGTTTCGGGCTTGAAGTGGAGGCTGATTACAACGTCGTTGCTAATGCCGATGCAGACTTCTGGCTTGTTACCCACATGGATACGGTAACACCAAAGGCTGAGTTCAGATTCGACGGCAGTTACGCGTACGGCACCGGTGTTTGCGATACTAAGGGGAGCATAGCGGCAATCCTCCTCGCTCTCGGGGATATTAAAGATCTGAAGCTGGGCATAGCGTTCCTTAGAGATGAGGAAGAGGGTGGCAAGGGTTCTGAGGTATTTGCAAAGGAATATTTGGGGAAGGCTGTAGTTATGGAACCAACCTCACTTAAAATCGCAGCAACGCATTACGGCGTTGTTGAAGTAGCTGTAAGAGTTAAAGGCAGGCCTGCCCACGGTTCAATGCCTGAATACGGAGAGAACGCAATTGAGAAGGCTGTGGAGATGATTGGGAAGCTTAAGAGTATTCATGACCTGACAATTCTGAAGATAGAGGGAGGAGGAGACGAGTACGTTATTCCTGACGTGTGCAGTGTAAAGCTTGACTTTCTTTTAAAGCCCGGAGAAAGCGCATCTAACCTGAAAAGGAGGATTGTTGGGATAGTCAGAGAGTATGGGGAGGTAGAAGTACTGGAGGAAGAAGCGGATGGCTTTATATCCGGGAATTCGGTAACATCCGTGCTCGAAACAGCCATAAAGAAGGCAGGACTTGGTGTGGACTACACGGTAATGCCCTCGTGGACGGACGCGATAAATCTCAAAACTGCGGGCTGGGATGTCGTCGTCTGGGGGCCGGGGGAGCTTGCGTACTGTCACACTCCTTTGGAGCGAATAGATGTCAGAGAGATAGAAAAGGCCAGCAGAGTTATTGTTGCCCTTAACGAGATTCTTTGA
- a CDS encoding nucleotidyltransferase domain-containing protein: MKPIRLRDFVRVSSAYFSVVGYRNEDAVKCFLRYVPGGSRKGFRKLTHDEATAHPLAKKYYRDGIFLIPLEDVDEIYKPEERIRDVIESDEEVRRIVEFFKGIPLHAMGVTGSRLIGLQSGESDVDFVMYGRWWFEAREMLKKGISSGRLSEPDDDMWEFIYRKRKVPIPFDIFVAHERRKYHRAMLSSTYFDLLYVRDYCDIYKGFSEKRGKKLGKATVRGKLMDDSLVFDYPAYYPIEGEVNGVKAVLAFTHTYVGQVFRGEVIEARGVVEEIEGEKYLIVGTKREVEDEYIVSLSFLEEARLADEFRRWES, from the coding sequence ATGAAGCCAATCAGGCTGAGAGACTTCGTAAGAGTGAGTAGTGCTTACTTTTCTGTGGTCGGATACAGAAACGAGGACGCTGTAAAATGTTTTCTCCGCTACGTCCCTGGAGGGAGCAGAAAAGGGTTCAGAAAACTTACACACGACGAGGCTACTGCGCATCCACTTGCAAAGAAGTACTATCGTGATGGAATTTTTCTTATTCCTCTCGAGGACGTAGACGAGATCTACAAGCCCGAAGAAAGAATAAGAGATGTCATCGAAAGCGATGAGGAGGTACGCAGGATAGTCGAGTTCTTTAAAGGCATCCCTCTTCACGCCATGGGCGTTACCGGCTCGAGGCTGATAGGTCTGCAGAGCGGTGAATCAGATGTGGACTTCGTCATGTACGGCAGGTGGTGGTTCGAAGCCAGAGAGATGCTGAAAAAAGGCATTAGTTCAGGCAGACTCTCAGAGCCTGACGATGACATGTGGGAGTTCATATACAGAAAGAGGAAAGTACCAATACCTTTCGACATTTTCGTTGCTCATGAAAGGAGAAAGTACCATAGAGCCATGCTCTCATCAACATATTTCGACTTGCTCTACGTGAGGGACTACTGCGACATTTATAAGGGTTTTTCAGAGAAGAGGGGTAAAAAGCTCGGAAAGGCCACTGTGAGGGGGAAACTCATGGATGACAGCCTCGTTTTCGATTACCCTGCGTACTACCCCATTGAAGGAGAAGTAAATGGAGTAAAGGCCGTACTCGCGTTCACGCACACCTACGTCGGGCAGGTTTTCAGGGGAGAAGTCATAGAGGCGAGAGGAGTCGTTGAGGAGATAGAGGGCGAGAAGTACCTCATTGTGGGAACGAAGAGGGAAGTGGAGGACGAATACATCGTGTCGCTCAGCTTTCTCGAGGAAGCCAGACTTGCTGATGAGTTCAGGAGGTGGGAAAGTTGA